In the genome of Paenibacillus pabuli, one region contains:
- a CDS encoding NUDIX domain-containing protein → MTSRIVVTGGAIIRDHMGRILLQKRSDYGDWGLPGGGMEPGESIEETMIREVKEETGLDVRSYELASIYTGEKMKYTYPDGNEVVFVMFLFNVTAELGGKLDNDQTTLLFEDEQNESLELVFKSLDEIDISTINKVQKPVLVDLMQGELTILR, encoded by the coding sequence ATGACTAGCCGCATTGTCGTTACGGGCGGAGCTATTATTCGTGATCATATGGGGAGAATTCTGCTGCAAAAAAGGTCAGATTATGGCGATTGGGGATTACCAGGTGGTGGTATGGAGCCCGGTGAGAGTATTGAAGAAACCATGATTAGAGAAGTAAAAGAGGAAACGGGACTTGATGTGAGGTCATATGAACTTGCCTCCATTTATACAGGTGAGAAAATGAAATATACATATCCCGATGGCAATGAGGTTGTATTTGTAATGTTCCTGTTTAACGTTACCGCGGAGTTGGGTGGGAAACTTGATAATGATCAAACCACCCTTTTATTTGAAGATGAACAGAATGAATCGCTAGAGCTAGTTTTTAAAAGTCTGGATGAAATTGATATTTCCACAATCAACAAGGTACAGAAGCCTGTATTGGTAGATTTGATGCAAGGGGAACTCACAATTCTGCGTTAA
- a CDS encoding Type 1 glutamine amidotransferase-like domain-containing protein, with protein MTSENDAIHLSGGNTFYFLSLLQKRNAMGLLRSYVNKGGILIGVSAGSILTTPTIEIAGYGKDADEDHVGLMDKQALALVDFEFSPHWDGTDEALDSLRDYAHANSTTIYACKDGGGIVIDGEVVESYGDVRRIN; from the coding sequence GTGACCAGCGAAAACGATGCGATTCATTTATCCGGGGGGAATACCTTTTATTTTCTAAGTTTATTACAAAAGAGAAATGCAATGGGATTGCTGCGTTCCTATGTAAATAAGGGCGGCATTCTGATTGGGGTTAGCGCGGGCAGTATTCTGACTACACCAACGATTGAAATTGCTGGATACGGCAAAGATGCAGACGAGGATCATGTTGGATTAATGGACAAGCAGGCTCTGGCGCTCGTTGATTTTGAATTTTCGCCACATTGGGATGGAACGGACGAAGCTTTGGATTCATTAAGAGATTACGCACATGCCAATTCAACAACAATTTATGCTTGCAAAGATGGTGGCGGGATCGTTATCGATGGTGAAGTGGTAGAGTCATATGGCGATGTACGTCGTATAAACTGA
- a CDS encoding GNAT family N-acetyltransferase → MEFVGQKIRITPVTEQDLDFICKLECDASIWSFEESVETDKEKVRDKYRSHFATTDEKPYAYDFIIRSLEDPEGNPIGLIQMWSYVDLRKSWEIGFAVLPEYEGKGYGSEATSLLLQFAFQKLQAHKVVGMCNSQNVRSAALMQHVGMTQEAVFKEELWWNNEWTDQYFFSILDKEFKPV, encoded by the coding sequence ATGGAGTTCGTGGGACAGAAGATAAGAATAACACCTGTGACAGAACAGGACCTCGACTTTATATGCAAACTTGAATGTGATGCGAGTATATGGAGTTTTGAAGAAAGCGTTGAAACAGATAAGGAGAAAGTTCGCGATAAATATCGCAGTCATTTTGCTACGACAGATGAAAAACCGTACGCCTATGATTTCATTATCCGTTCTCTGGAAGATCCCGAAGGGAACCCCATTGGTCTTATCCAGATGTGGAGCTATGTCGATCTTAGAAAGAGCTGGGAGATCGGATTCGCCGTGCTTCCAGAATATGAAGGGAAAGGATATGGGAGCGAGGCTACCTCTCTTTTGCTACAATTCGCATTTCAGAAGTTACAAGCTCATAAGGTCGTCGGCATGTGTAATTCTCAAAACGTTCGCTCGGCTGCACTGATGCAACATGTGGGTATGACACAGGAAGCCGTCTTCAAAGAAGAATTATGGTGGAATAATGAGTGGACGGATCAGTATTTTTTCTCGATTTTGGATAAGGAGTTTAAGCCAGTCTAA
- a CDS encoding GNAT family N-acetyltransferase has product MRKRISLAPYHDKYNQDLANFSLSDEQVQFTAMPVEVMEEALQNPNKYPVVILNDDTPVGFFILHKNSEYVEERDSSRKILVRALSITLEHQGNGYALDAMKALPGLVKQLDPKVDEIILAVNEGNIAAQKLYLKAGFLDMGERKMGIKGLQLMLQYRME; this is encoded by the coding sequence ATGAGAAAACGAATTAGCCTCGCCCCATATCATGATAAGTACAATCAAGACTTGGCTAATTTTTCACTGAGTGATGAACAGGTTCAATTTACTGCAATGCCTGTGGAAGTGATGGAGGAGGCTTTGCAGAATCCGAACAAATATCCGGTAGTGATTTTAAATGATGACACTCCAGTTGGTTTCTTCATATTACATAAAAATTCTGAATACGTAGAGGAAAGGGATTCTTCCCGAAAGATACTTGTACGTGCGCTATCCATTACGTTAGAACATCAGGGGAACGGGTATGCATTGGATGCCATGAAAGCACTGCCTGGGTTAGTTAAGCAGCTTGATCCGAAGGTCGATGAAATTATTTTAGCTGTGAACGAGGGAAATATTGCAGCACAAAAGCTGTATCTAAAAGCAGGTTTTCTGGATATGGGCGAGCGGAAAATGGGCATCAAAGGTCTTCAACTGATGTTGCAATATAGAATGGAGTAG
- a CDS encoding GNAT family N-acetyltransferase — translation MNVQITRIDNSQKELFFNLYNLYLYDLSEFSGEELLEEGKYDPTNTYLYLERAELHPFFILYDGKVIGFVLVCSPPYVDDDVDYTIQELFLVKKYRGQGLAAQAVNLVFAQFQGRFKVEQLANNLSAVSFWKKYYEQHHIEYIESEYSIEIENVAGSHRILSQAFVRA, via the coding sequence ATGAATGTACAAATCACCAGAATCGATAACAGTCAGAAAGAATTATTTTTTAACCTGTACAACCTGTATCTGTATGATCTGTCCGAATTCTCGGGGGAGGAACTGCTTGAAGAGGGAAAGTACGATCCAACGAATACCTATCTCTATTTGGAACGAGCGGAATTACATCCATTCTTTATTCTTTATGATGGGAAGGTGATCGGATTTGTTCTGGTTTGCTCCCCTCCATATGTAGATGATGATGTCGATTATACGATACAAGAACTGTTTCTGGTCAAAAAGTATCGTGGACAGGGATTGGCGGCTCAAGCAGTTAATCTGGTGTTTGCACAATTTCAGGGCAGATTCAAAGTGGAACAACTGGCTAATAACCTATCCGCCGTTTCATTCTGGAAGAAATATTATGAACAACATCACATTGAATATATCGAGTCTGAATACAGCATTGAGATTGAGAACGTCGCTGGCAGCCATCGAATTCTGTCCCAAGCCTTTGTACGTGCATGA
- a CDS encoding AAA family ATPase, whose protein sequence is MKHRIHIFGASGSGASTLGQELTTKLPHINLDADDYYWLKKFTSRRTPLDRLNMLSEDLDQHQQWILSGSVCGWGDSLKPLFDLVIFLHVPNEIRLERLRKREALRYGDAILPGGSMYEESKAFLEWASQYEDGGLNVRSKALHEHWMKDISCPILKIEGNHSVQERVDIVLQYLNESENGSVED, encoded by the coding sequence TTGAAACATCGAATACATATCTTTGGGGCATCTGGCTCAGGAGCTTCTACTTTGGGTCAGGAACTGACAACCAAGCTTCCTCATATCAATCTGGATGCGGATGACTATTATTGGCTTAAGAAGTTCACCTCACGGAGGACACCATTGGACAGATTAAACATGTTATCGGAAGATCTGGATCAACATCAGCAGTGGATTCTCTCAGGATCGGTTTGTGGTTGGGGAGATTCGTTGAAACCTCTTTTTGATCTGGTCATTTTCCTGCATGTACCCAATGAGATCAGACTTGAACGTCTGAGAAAGAGAGAAGCCCTGAGGTATGGTGATGCGATTTTACCAGGTGGAAGCATGTATGAGGAATCCAAGGCGTTTCTGGAGTGGGCCTCGCAATATGAGGATGGAGGTTTGAATGTACGTAGTAAAGCGCTGCATGAACATTGGATGAAAGATATAAGTTGCCCAATTTTAAAGATTGAAGGAAACCATTCCGTCCAGGAAAGAGTGGATATTGTGCTGCAATATTTGAATGAAAGTGAAAATGGCTCAGTAGAAGATTAA
- a CDS encoding cysteine hydrolase family protein, with the protein MKIGFLIVDMQESIVRDKLDQKQIDRACEYINHVADVLRSSGHVVVHVQDVEGMEDSNSEVYRIISEVDVNEKDLTVTKESSNAFWQTDLEQILKSHGVELLIISGFAAEECVLFTYNGAMERGFRPVMLQNGILSTHSEAVISTYRDRNVISYPVVDYLIK; encoded by the coding sequence ATGAAAATAGGTTTTCTGATTGTGGATATGCAAGAGAGTATTGTACGGGATAAGTTGGATCAAAAACAAATAGACCGCGCTTGTGAATATATCAATCATGTTGCAGATGTGCTTCGTTCGAGCGGCCATGTGGTCGTTCATGTTCAAGACGTGGAAGGGATGGAAGATTCAAATTCTGAGGTGTATCGTATTATTTCTGAGGTGGATGTGAATGAGAAGGATCTGACGGTGACGAAGGAGAGCTCCAATGCATTCTGGCAGACAGATTTGGAGCAGATTCTGAAGAGTCACGGTGTTGAGCTGTTGATCATATCGGGATTTGCCGCCGAGGAATGCGTTCTGTTCACTTACAATGGAGCGATGGAGCGAGGATTCAGACCGGTCATGTTGCAAAATGGGATTCTAAGTACGCATTCCGAAGCGGTAATTTCAACCTACAGAGACCGGAACGTGATTTCTTATCCTGTGGTTGATTATCTAATTAAATAA
- a CDS encoding immunity protein Imm33 domain-containing protein, translating to MMIDAASIQEQIQMCQKYSADYVPSELHHKIGIAWNVKEKLEPIHGMRIQPEGDTTGWYIWAEEYSEADDFFVPLHVIHIDDWDPKIKKYLGLAPGWRFVIAENYEDVWFDEQLLNRA from the coding sequence ATGATGATAGATGCTGCTTCCATCCAGGAACAGATTCAGATGTGCCAGAAATATAGCGCCGACTATGTACCCAGCGAACTGCACCATAAGATCGGAATCGCCTGGAACGTTAAGGAGAAGTTGGAACCGATCCATGGAATGCGTATTCAACCCGAGGGAGATACAACCGGATGGTATATTTGGGCGGAAGAATACTCGGAGGCAGATGACTTTTTTGTGCCATTACATGTAATACACATCGATGACTGGGACCCGAAAATCAAGAAGTACCTCGGACTTGCGCCTGGTTGGCGGTTTGTGATTGCAGAAAATTATGAGGATGTATGGTTTGACGAGCAGCTGCTGAACAGAGCATAA
- a CDS encoding HAD family hydrolase: MKAIFLDFYGTVVHEDDDILSVIYKRVQASAQVECTTDEIGAYWWKAFSTLFHASHGSQFTTQRMLNVQSLAETLLHFQSDLQAESVNQGQLAHWRNPGIFADSIPFLHSLEVPVYILSNIDTDDVKAAMKVHNIEAAGVITSEDVRSYKPRSEMFDEAIKRYGLQRDKVIHIGDSLVSDVQGAQNAGIQAVWLNRKGKPKPQQITPDYECKSLAEVVHMLEAWT, translated from the coding sequence ATGAAAGCCATTTTCCTTGATTTTTATGGGACAGTTGTTCATGAAGATGATGATATTCTTTCCGTGATTTATAAACGGGTTCAAGCTTCAGCGCAGGTGGAGTGCACAACGGATGAGATCGGAGCATATTGGTGGAAGGCTTTTTCAACGTTGTTTCATGCAAGCCATGGCAGCCAGTTTACCACGCAAAGAATGCTGAACGTGCAATCCCTGGCAGAAACGCTTCTCCATTTTCAATCGGATCTACAAGCTGAGTCGGTTAATCAGGGACAGTTGGCACATTGGCGTAACCCAGGTATATTTGCTGATTCAATTCCCTTTCTTCATTCTCTTGAAGTTCCGGTATATATCCTGTCCAATATCGATACGGATGACGTGAAAGCTGCAATGAAGGTACATAACATTGAAGCGGCCGGAGTGATTACCAGCGAGGATGTTCGATCTTATAAGCCAAGGTCAGAGATGTTTGATGAAGCGATCAAGAGGTATGGTTTGCAGCGAGATAAAGTGATCCATATCGGGGATTCTCTGGTCAGTGATGTGCAAGGAGCGCAAAATGCAGGAATTCAGGCTGTCTGGTTAAATCGGAAAGGAAAACCCAAACCGCAACAGATTACTCCGGATTATGAGTGTAAGAGTCTTGCCGAGGTTGTGCATATGTTGGAGGCTTGGACATGA
- a CDS encoding PhzF family phenazine biosynthesis protein, protein MSEITVYHYDAFSTVPGKGNPAGVVFDADSLSEVAMQQIAHKVGFNESVFVMSSDVADVRLRYFTPGHEINLCGHATMASIYGLKTRGLLEDKQSITIETNVGILPIQFQQDGDTINIEMKQDQPHFLPFHGDIEKLANSINLTMEDIDLSTPIVYGSTGTWTLLIPIRKLLSFQQMKSDSSLFPEILVENPKASLHPFTLETRDSDALMHARHFSSPFSGTTEDPVTGTASGVMGAYYLEYMNSEMDQVHFVVEQGHEIARDGKVHVSVVRNGQDMDVRIRGTAVFVEEMKVELDT, encoded by the coding sequence ATGAGTGAAATCACTGTATATCATTATGATGCTTTTTCCACTGTTCCCGGTAAAGGAAATCCGGCCGGAGTTGTTTTTGATGCCGATTCGCTTAGTGAGGTAGCAATGCAGCAGATTGCGCATAAAGTCGGCTTTAATGAATCGGTTTTCGTGATGAGTTCCGACGTGGCAGACGTTAGATTACGATATTTCACACCGGGTCATGAGATTAATCTGTGCGGGCACGCCACGATGGCATCCATCTATGGGTTAAAGACTAGAGGGCTTTTGGAGGACAAACAGTCGATTACCATTGAGACTAATGTAGGTATATTGCCGATTCAGTTCCAGCAGGATGGCGATACGATTAACATCGAGATGAAGCAGGATCAACCCCATTTCTTGCCATTCCATGGAGACATAGAGAAGCTGGCAAATTCCATTAATCTAACCATGGAAGATATTGATCTATCCACCCCCATTGTCTATGGCAGTACGGGCACCTGGACGTTATTGATACCGATTCGCAAACTGCTCTCTTTCCAACAAATGAAATCGGATTCTTCTCTATTTCCTGAGATATTAGTTGAAAATCCGAAAGCTTCTTTGCATCCCTTTACTCTGGAAACCCGCGATTCAGATGCTCTAATGCATGCCAGACATTTTTCATCGCCCTTTTCGGGTACTACGGAGGATCCGGTTACGGGAACAGCATCCGGTGTGATGGGTGCCTATTATTTGGAGTATATGAATTCTGAGATGGATCAGGTTCATTTTGTTGTGGAGCAAGGGCATGAGATTGCGAGAGATGGGAAAGTTCATGTTAGTGTGGTCAGAAATGGACAGGACATGGATGTCAGAATACGAGGAACGGCTGTTTTTGTGGAGGAAATGAAAGTGGAGTTGGATACGTAA
- a CDS encoding AAA family ATPase has translation MYLRSVELLSARVENPDQYPFHIPSIQSLERLEFNNNITFFVGENGSGKSTLLEGIAHQCGFNTAGGGKNNAFEIDAAESSLGDYLRLSWLPKITNGFFMRSESFYQFASHVDELGPQSLKYYGGRSLHEQSHGESFLNLFVNRFNSKGVYLLDEPEAALSPARQLSLLRILHDLSDHSQFIIATHSPILLGYPGACILSFDDGGIQEVEYEDTEHYQITRSFLENRDRMLNELFKD, from the coding sequence ATGTATCTTCGAAGTGTGGAGTTACTGTCTGCTAGAGTCGAGAATCCGGATCAATATCCGTTTCACATACCATCCATACAGTCTCTGGAGCGATTGGAATTCAACAATAACATTACTTTCTTTGTTGGAGAAAACGGATCAGGCAAGTCCACACTTCTGGAAGGCATCGCTCATCAATGTGGATTTAATACAGCCGGGGGCGGGAAAAATAATGCATTTGAGATTGATGCTGCTGAATCGTCATTAGGAGACTATTTGCGTCTATCCTGGTTGCCCAAAATTACGAATGGTTTCTTCATGCGTTCAGAGTCCTTCTACCAATTCGCATCGCATGTCGATGAGTTGGGGCCGCAGTCGCTTAAGTATTACGGTGGGCGTTCGTTGCATGAACAATCCCATGGGGAGTCATTTCTCAATCTGTTTGTGAACCGATTCAATTCCAAAGGCGTCTATCTGCTCGATGAGCCCGAAGCCGCCTTATCTCCAGCCCGCCAACTCTCCTTGTTGCGCATTCTTCATGATCTGTCAGACCATTCCCAATTCATTATCGCAACGCATTCGCCGATTCTATTGGGATATCCGGGAGCATGCATTCTGAGCTTTGACGATGGCGGGATTCAGGAAGTGGAGTATGAGGATACAGAGCATTATCAGATCACCCGCAGTTTCCTGGAAAACCGCGACCGAATGCTGAATGAGTTGTTCAAGGACTAG
- a CDS encoding DUF4188 domain-containing protein, with translation MANIHKGRFSAEIDGEFVVFIIGMRVNRLWAIHKWLPVFKSMGPMIKELYMNPDTGFLGTEYFMSWRGVTLLQYWRSYDELEKYARGGLHLEAWKRFNQSVGSDGSVGIYHETYKAQSGSYETIYANMPKFGLAKVSNHVPATGRKETSRRRMGGENDPVVETPENP, from the coding sequence GTGGCGAACATTCATAAGGGAAGATTTTCAGCGGAGATTGATGGCGAGTTTGTTGTTTTTATTATTGGAATGAGAGTTAATCGCTTGTGGGCCATACATAAATGGTTACCTGTTTTTAAATCCATGGGCCCGATGATTAAAGAACTGTACATGAACCCGGATACCGGGTTTCTGGGGACGGAATATTTTATGAGCTGGCGTGGAGTGACTCTGCTGCAATATTGGAGATCTTATGATGAATTGGAGAAATACGCACGCGGTGGCCTGCACTTGGAGGCTTGGAAACGATTTAACCAATCCGTTGGATCGGATGGAAGCGTAGGGATTTATCATGAAACGTACAAAGCTCAATCCGGTTCATATGAGACCATATATGCGAATATGCCCAAATTCGGATTGGCTAAAGTGTCTAACCATGTTCCAGCGACAGGCAGGAAAGAAACGTCCAGACGTAGAATGGGTGGAGAGAATGATCCTGTAGTAGAAACACCAGAGAATCCTTAA
- a CDS encoding adenylyl-sulfate kinase — protein MTKQLILIEGLPGSGKSTIAKMVFEILIEQGKKVQLFQEGNLDHPADYDGVAFYSAEEFRSLVDAHEMCKHMLESRATAYQDGFLIPYRKMKEEFGVDFPDYVVQEIFCKDIYELPFEQNMKLITEKWRGFTESVIRADDDSITIFECCFIQNPLTIGLVKTNQSREENVQYVLELERIVQPLNPLLIYIHQGDIAHTFDKAIQERPKEWSDGFVQYYTNQGWGLAEGYHGVQGTVKVLQARKELETEIYQILKMDKHWLDNSEYNRAACQEELDKILKISL, from the coding sequence ATGACAAAACAATTGATACTTATTGAGGGATTACCGGGTTCAGGAAAGTCGACGATTGCCAAGATGGTTTTCGAGATTCTAATTGAGCAAGGTAAGAAGGTGCAGCTCTTTCAGGAAGGGAATCTGGATCACCCTGCTGATTATGATGGTGTGGCCTTTTATTCTGCGGAAGAGTTCAGGTCTTTGGTGGATGCTCACGAGATGTGTAAACATATGTTGGAGAGTAGAGCTACAGCCTATCAGGATGGTTTTCTAATTCCTTATCGCAAAATGAAAGAGGAGTTTGGAGTGGATTTCCCCGATTATGTGGTGCAGGAGATATTTTGCAAAGATATTTATGAACTACCTTTTGAACAAAATATGAAGCTAATCACCGAAAAATGGCGGGGTTTTACCGAAAGCGTGATAAGGGCGGATGATGACTCCATTACCATATTTGAATGTTGTTTTATTCAAAATCCATTGACCATAGGTTTGGTGAAAACCAATCAATCCAGAGAAGAAAACGTGCAATATGTTCTGGAATTGGAGCGGATCGTTCAACCATTGAATCCGCTGCTAATCTATATTCATCAGGGGGATATTGCACATACCTTTGACAAAGCAATCCAGGAAAGACCCAAGGAATGGTCAGATGGATTCGTACAATATTACACAAATCAAGGATGGGGGCTCGCGGAAGGATATCATGGTGTTCAAGGCACGGTGAAGGTTCTTCAGGCAAGAAAAGAGTTGGAGACCGAGATTTATCAGATACTGAAGATGGACAAACATTGGCTGGACAATTCGGAATATAACCGCGCTGCTTGCCAGGAGGAACTGGATAAGATCCTGAAAATTTCACTTTGA
- a CDS encoding aminoglycoside adenylyltransferase domain-containing protein yields the protein MDEQAVLHTVTHLLKEECSDSLVGIYLHGSMAMGCFHPNQSDIDILVVCREQLSADTYRRIAKRLMQIEDEMHMVTGFELSIVLESTVAKLTFPTPFEFHYSAYHREKYRNDDQYLCGGYEDPDLVAHLAVIVERGIVLSGKPIKELFKPVKREYMLASITSDVGSALEEITENPVYYVLNLSRVLFYVKDSVIYSKREAGEWAIIHILPKYKEVISQCLAKYNGELESMNLSDDMLLDYAKYMLNEIKGLAESGGSR from the coding sequence GTGGATGAACAGGCGGTACTACATACAGTTACTCATTTGTTAAAAGAAGAATGTTCGGATTCCCTGGTGGGAATTTATTTGCACGGGTCCATGGCTATGGGGTGCTTCCATCCCAATCAAAGCGATATCGATATACTGGTGGTATGTCGGGAGCAGTTGTCTGCTGATACCTATCGAAGGATTGCGAAGAGATTGATGCAGATAGAAGATGAAATGCACATGGTCACAGGATTTGAACTTAGTATTGTCCTGGAGTCTACGGTTGCTAAACTGACGTTTCCGACTCCATTTGAATTTCATTACTCCGCGTATCACCGGGAAAAGTATAGAAATGATGATCAATATCTATGCGGTGGATACGAAGATCCGGATTTGGTAGCACACTTGGCCGTTATTGTTGAGCGTGGAATTGTGCTTTCCGGCAAACCTATCAAGGAGTTATTCAAGCCCGTAAAACGTGAATATATGCTGGCCTCTATTACATCTGATGTTGGTTCAGCTCTGGAAGAAATAACGGAGAATCCTGTTTACTATGTTTTGAACCTATCACGGGTTCTATTCTATGTGAAAGATTCGGTCATATACTCCAAGCGAGAAGCAGGCGAGTGGGCAATCATTCATATTTTACCGAAGTACAAAGAAGTCATCTCACAATGTCTCGCAAAGTATAACGGAGAGCTGGAAAGCATGAATCTGAGTGATGATATGCTTCTGGATTATGCGAAGTACATGTTGAACGAAATTAAAGGTTTGGCGGAATCTGGTGGATCCCGTTAA
- a CDS encoding nucleoside deaminase codes for MRLSDYEYLVLALEEADQALIEGTYPIGAIIVDTDGNVVSKGRNRVFSECDPTAHAEVDAIRQAGQHLLDVSKKRYTKNDLTLYTTCEPCPMCSCTILMSGIKKIVWAADDEGYGGLRRFKEGPHFIHLFDTLSCVAAPYLDLENRQRALLAQWNISRGLLNTEWETPKQ; via the coding sequence GTGAGACTATCGGATTATGAATATTTAGTTTTGGCTCTGGAAGAGGCAGATCAGGCGCTAATCGAGGGAACCTATCCGATTGGTGCGATCATTGTAGATACGGATGGGAATGTCGTGAGCAAAGGAAGAAACCGAGTCTTCTCCGAATGTGATCCCACCGCACATGCCGAAGTTGATGCGATTCGTCAAGCAGGGCAACATTTGCTGGATGTAAGTAAGAAGCGATACACGAAGAATGACCTGACCCTCTACACCACCTGTGAACCTTGTCCCATGTGTTCATGCACCATATTAATGTCGGGGATCAAAAAGATCGTATGGGCGGCGGATGATGAAGGGTACGGCGGGCTTAGACGTTTTAAGGAGGGCCCTCATTTTATCCATCTGTTCGACACACTATCCTGTGTTGCAGCGCCATATCTTGATTTGGAAAATAGACAACGGGCATTGCTTGCCCAATGGAATATTAGTAGAGGTTTGCTTAATACAGAGTGGGAGACTCCCAAACAATGA
- a CDS encoding histidine phosphatase family protein has translation MDLTFIRHGHAEHLLHYPHQLNQLHPGLTELGKRQATELRKQIKILPKDIVLVSPTKRTIETALLLTSSDKLTVCPLVGPRMFPQNPEFPVLRCDQIYSKDELNAQYTGLRILDFELDCWVDGINRMEEPRFEVYAGQLIQWCRVQGGNTFIISHDGTITSYRAFLGEQGLTRSDFLGEAGHYSIRDL, from the coding sequence ATGGATCTCACATTTATTCGTCATGGTCACGCTGAACATTTGCTTCATTATCCTCATCAGCTAAACCAGTTGCATCCGGGACTTACTGAACTAGGAAAGAGGCAGGCAACTGAATTACGAAAGCAAATTAAAATCTTACCGAAAGACATCGTTTTGGTGAGTCCTACGAAACGAACGATAGAAACGGCACTCCTCTTAACCTCAAGCGATAAACTGACAGTCTGTCCACTTGTTGGCCCGAGAATGTTCCCTCAAAATCCGGAGTTCCCGGTTCTGCGCTGTGATCAGATCTATTCGAAAGATGAATTAAATGCTCAGTATACGGGGCTGCGAATTCTGGATTTTGAACTTGATTGCTGGGTGGATGGGATTAATCGGATGGAGGAACCTCGATTTGAGGTTTATGCAGGACAGCTAATTCAATGGTGCAGAGTGCAGGGCGGGAATACTTTTATCATTTCACATGATGGTACGATAACGAGTTACAGAGCTTTCCTTGGAGAACAGGGGTTAACCCGAAGTGACTTCCTCGGTGAGGCGGGTCATTATTCGATTAGAGATCTGTAA
- a CDS encoding LytTR family DNA-binding domain-containing protein, with product MKVIFEKDVAMEKNTAKVVTHPDEKSHWNSMQEAICQSETKLVVINAKNNRNVRIKLSSVVAIESEDRLCCVRVITGERYLLNKRLKFVEEDLGASHFVKINNQTIINTRCISEFSSTDHARIQVDLNDGSSYFVSRFYIKNFRGKLS from the coding sequence GTGAAAGTCATTTTTGAAAAAGATGTGGCAATGGAAAAAAACACGGCTAAAGTCGTAACCCATCCTGATGAGAAGTCACATTGGAACAGTATGCAAGAAGCGATCTGCCAGTCGGAAACAAAACTTGTTGTCATCAATGCCAAGAACAATCGTAATGTGCGGATCAAGTTGAGTTCGGTGGTCGCGATTGAATCAGAGGATCGATTGTGCTGTGTGCGTGTCATCACAGGAGAAAGGTATTTGCTCAACAAACGTCTGAAGTTTGTGGAAGAGGATTTGGGGGCATCTCATTTTGTGAAAATCAATAATCAAACGATCATCAACACACGTTGTATTAGCGAATTTTCATCAACAGACCACGCCAGGATCCAGGTTGATCTGAACGATGGTTCCAGTTACTTTGTTAGCCGATTCTATATTAAAAACTTTAGGGGGAAATTATCATGA